A genome region from Blautia coccoides includes the following:
- a CDS encoding alpha-amylase family glycosyl hydrolase: protein MTKRIDEASKEIQALPVYPGKPGVARTEKGYQFTVSVPDGEEAFLLLYHTGEKMPVKEIPLSEEKRIGNMVSVCIEGISPDRYEYNYRIGNKVIQDPYAVCLSGTGRFGQPKSEETDIIRCSFRREKYRWQDGDFKSYSLSDSIIYKLQVREYTMQKNSGVRLKGTFKGLEQKIEYLKNLGVTAVLLMPAYDYRETAREQSSERRPEHPYARLSSAYEKNGGKSGVFEDSAPKQINCWGYTGEASYFAPKASFCATDRPMREFSHLVESLHKAGMECLMEFYFDGSVSPSVMLDILHYWKLQYHVDGFHLMGSGICQEILVKDALLTRTKLFFHDVDGGYLYQGKVPSFKNVAEYNEGFLYCMRHLLKSDENMLEDFIYRNRRNPKETGIINYLADQDGFTMMDMVSYDEKHNEDNGEDNRDGMEYNCSWNCGAEGPTRKKTVRGLRLQQLKNAFLLLLLSQGTPLIFQGDEFGNSQKGNNNAWCQDNEIGWVDWSAFRSNQALYEFVKEAIAFRKKYYILHMQEELKGVDYRALGYPDLSYHGAQAWYAPCERNLRHLGMMYCGDYGKQEKEFLFVAYNLHWMPHEFALPNLPKGAVWKFVVSTSRQEDQVFTEADVKTAKQKGKGKSAVEVPSRTIAILIGKQETA, encoded by the coding sequence TTGACGAAGAGAATAGACGAGGCATCAAAGGAGATACAAGCTTTGCCGGTATATCCGGGAAAACCGGGAGTTGCCAGGACAGAAAAAGGGTATCAGTTTACAGTTTCTGTTCCGGATGGGGAGGAGGCTTTCCTTCTTCTGTACCATACAGGGGAGAAAATGCCGGTGAAGGAGATTCCCCTTTCAGAAGAAAAAAGGATAGGAAATATGGTTTCTGTCTGTATAGAAGGTATTTCCCCTGACAGGTATGAGTATAATTACCGTATCGGCAATAAAGTGATACAGGACCCTTACGCGGTCTGCCTGTCCGGTACAGGCCGGTTCGGACAGCCCAAAAGTGAAGAGACAGACATTATCCGGTGCAGTTTCCGAAGAGAGAAATACAGATGGCAGGATGGCGATTTTAAATCTTATTCGCTGTCAGATTCCATTATATATAAGCTGCAGGTGCGGGAATATACCATGCAGAAAAATTCCGGGGTACGTTTAAAAGGAACATTTAAAGGCCTGGAACAGAAGATAGAATATCTGAAAAATCTGGGTGTCACAGCAGTGCTCTTGATGCCGGCCTATGATTACAGGGAGACAGCAAGGGAACAGAGCAGTGAGAGACGGCCGGAACATCCCTATGCCCGCCTAAGCAGTGCCTATGAGAAAAATGGCGGCAAGAGTGGTGTCTTCGAGGACAGTGCGCCTAAGCAGATAAACTGCTGGGGATATACAGGAGAGGCCAGTTATTTTGCGCCCAAGGCATCTTTTTGTGCCACAGACCGCCCTATGAGGGAATTTTCTCATCTGGTGGAGTCCCTTCACAAGGCAGGGATGGAATGTTTGATGGAGTTTTATTTTGACGGTTCAGTAAGCCCCTCTGTAATGCTGGATATCCTGCATTACTGGAAGCTGCAGTACCATGTGGATGGATTTCATCTGATGGGCAGCGGTATCTGCCAGGAGATTCTGGTAAAAGATGCCCTGCTGACCAGAACGAAGCTTTTCTTTCACGATGTGGACGGCGGCTATTTGTACCAGGGGAAGGTACCTTCCTTCAAGAATGTGGCGGAGTACAACGAAGGATTCCTCTACTGCATGCGCCATCTCCTGAAAAGTGATGAGAACATGCTGGAGGATTTCATCTACCGGAACCGGAGGAATCCAAAAGAGACGGGGATCATCAATTATCTGGCGGATCAGGATGGATTTACCATGATGGATATGGTGTCCTATGACGAGAAGCACAATGAGGACAATGGAGAGGACAACAGGGACGGCATGGAATATAACTGCAGTTGGAACTGTGGAGCTGAGGGTCCGACCAGGAAAAAAACAGTCAGGGGACTCAGGCTGCAGCAGCTTAAGAATGCCTTTTTGCTGCTTCTGCTGAGCCAGGGAACACCGCTTATCTTTCAGGGGGATGAATTTGGAAATTCCCAGAAGGGAAACAACAATGCCTGGTGCCAGGACAATGAGATCGGATGGGTTGACTGGAGCGCCTTCAGATCCAATCAGGCGCTGTATGAATTTGTAAAAGAGGCCATTGCCTTCAGAAAGAAATACTATATTCTGCACATGCAGGAGGAACTCAAAGGTGTGGACTACAGGGCACTTGGCTATCCTGACCTGTCCTACCACGGGGCACAGGCCTGGTATGCGCCCTGTGAGAGAAATCTGCGGCATCTGGGGATGATGTACTGCGGAGATTATGGGAAGCAGGAGAAAGAGTTTTTATTTGTGGCTTACAACCTGCACTGGATGCCCCATGAATTTGCATTGCCTAATCTTCCGAAAGGAGCTGTGTGGAAATTCGTAGTGAGCACCAGCAGGCAGGAGGATCAGGTTTTTACAGAGGCAGATGTGAAGACGGCAAAGCAGAAGGGAAAGGGTAAAAGCGCTGTGGAGGTGCCGTCGAGAACTATTGCAATATTAATCGGAAAGCAGGAAACAGCGTAA
- a CDS encoding DUF5662 family protein: MHIWAHFKTITSHKLLVMRYCFKIGLYRQGLLHDLSKYSWTEFSVGCRYYQGNRSPNNAEREDTGLSTSWIHHYGRNKHHFEHWVDYGVNCDTVIQGVPMPKKYIAEMVMDRISASRVYNPGTYTDQAPLAYFLKSRERLWFVHEKTNEDLEFLLRMLAEKGEKETLRYIKNIYLKQK, encoded by the coding sequence ATGCATATATGGGCACATTTCAAGACAATTACCAGCCATAAGCTGCTGGTCATGCGCTACTGTTTTAAAATAGGTCTGTACCGACAGGGATTGCTGCATGACCTGTCAAAGTATTCCTGGACAGAGTTTTCAGTTGGATGCAGGTATTATCAGGGCAACAGAAGTCCAAATAATGCGGAGAGGGAAGACACAGGGCTCTCTACCTCCTGGATCCATCACTATGGAAGGAATAAACATCATTTTGAGCACTGGGTGGACTACGGAGTGAACTGCGACACAGTCATTCAGGGTGTCCCTATGCCGAAGAAATACATTGCAGAGATGGTCATGGACCGCATCAGCGCTTCCAGGGTCTATAATCCCGGAACGTATACAGACCAGGCGCCGCTGGCATATTTTTTAAAAAGCAGGGAGAGGCTCTGGTTTGTACATGAGAAGACAAATGAGGATTTGGAATTCCTCCTCCGTATGCTGGCGGAGAAAGGGGAAAAAGAGACCCTCAGATATATCAAAAATATATATTTAAAGCAAAAGTAA
- a CDS encoding TMEM198/TM7SF3 family protein: MNPADILNIVTSQYGNVMEKYTTGIMLAGLVFALLNCFMGYKLRKIWGSILGFIIGAAGGGIAGYYFLHEAKYAVIAGIAGAVVLGALAWIFYKLGIFVLCAGLVYALANSFLSAPTNTGRIICIAIGIFAATMAVGYEEYVIIGITGFCGGLGAIRILFSMTGKDGGGGTWLLGLILAFLGIAVQAAPLLRNREKKQSRGSSRDPLFNRKKRKFSLPSLPGRKKKTKKKTVYKTTEKNRNQTTSGRTPSRGQAGGKQRSGNQNSAQAPRRQAEEPGEKTREIPDMAKLREQDYNRGQKPDSSAYRGVGTGIDLDDLSRELSQEIQKIYKEDE; encoded by the coding sequence ATGAATCCGGCAGATATTTTAAACATTGTGACTTCCCAGTATGGGAATGTTATGGAAAAGTATACGACGGGAATTATGCTGGCAGGGCTTGTCTTTGCCCTGTTGAATTGTTTTATGGGCTACAAGCTCAGGAAGATCTGGGGCAGTATCCTTGGGTTTATCATTGGTGCTGCCGGCGGCGGGATCGCAGGCTACTATTTTCTGCATGAGGCAAAATACGCGGTGATAGCGGGAATTGCCGGGGCTGTAGTGCTGGGTGCACTTGCCTGGATCTTCTATAAGCTGGGGATTTTTGTGCTGTGTGCAGGTCTTGTATATGCGCTGGCCAATTCTTTTTTAAGCGCACCTACAAATACAGGCAGGATCATCTGTATTGCCATTGGAATCTTTGCTGCGACCATGGCAGTAGGATATGAGGAGTATGTGATCATTGGCATCACAGGCTTCTGCGGTGGTTTGGGAGCCATCAGGATCCTGTTTTCCATGACAGGCAAAGACGGCGGTGGGGGGACCTGGCTGCTGGGGCTTATCCTGGCTTTCCTTGGAATTGCGGTGCAGGCAGCACCACTTCTTCGCAATAGGGAGAAAAAGCAGAGCAGAGGCAGCAGCAGAGACCCCCTGTTTAACCGGAAGAAACGGAAATTCAGCCTTCCGTCACTGCCGGGCAGAAAAAAGAAGACAAAAAAGAAAACCGTATATAAAACCACGGAGAAGAACCGGAACCAGACAACCTCAGGCAGAACCCCTTCCAGGGGACAGGCAGGCGGAAAACAAAGAAGCGGAAACCAGAACAGCGCCCAGGCACCGCGCAGACAGGCAGAGGAGCCGGGGGAAAAGACAAGAGAAATCCCGGATATGGCAAAGCTGCGGGAGCAGGACTATAACCGCGGGCAAAAGCCGGACAGCTCTGCATACAGAGGCGTGGGAACAGGAATCGACCTGGATGATCTGAGCCGGGAACTTTCCCAGGAAATACAGAAAATTTATAAAGAAGATGAATAG
- a CDS encoding beta-ketoacyl-ACP synthase III: protein MVARIIGTGSAVPENIVTNDDLSKVVDTNDEWISTRTGIRERRIAKEENTTILACRAAKSALENAGMDAADVELIIVATCTPDSFFPNTACQVQKEIGAWKAVGFDLSAACSGFIFALNTVQAYMKSGIYQNALIIGVETMSKLLNWEDRGTCVLFGDGAGAVVVKADETGFMDMVQWSDGRGDSVLTCGARQMKNLLVPGAQEADYVAMDGQPVFKFAVKKVPECITQVLEKNGTEKAEIKYYVLHQANSRIIQSVAKRLKEGEEKFPVNLERYGNTSAASIPILLDEMNRDQRLEKGDKIVMSGFGAGLTWGAVLLEW, encoded by the coding sequence ATGGTAGCTAGGATAATCGGAACAGGCAGTGCAGTTCCTGAGAATATTGTGACAAATGACGATCTGTCTAAGGTGGTAGATACAAACGATGAGTGGATCTCCACACGGACCGGTATCCGGGAGAGAAGAATTGCGAAAGAAGAAAATACAACAATTCTGGCATGCCGTGCCGCAAAAAGTGCTTTGGAGAATGCCGGGATGGACGCCGCGGATGTGGAGCTGATCATAGTGGCTACCTGCACGCCGGATTCTTTTTTCCCCAATACTGCCTGTCAGGTGCAAAAGGAGATCGGGGCTTGGAAGGCCGTGGGATTTGATTTGAGCGCGGCATGCTCCGGATTCATTTTTGCGCTCAATACTGTTCAGGCCTATATGAAAAGCGGAATTTATCAAAATGCCCTGATCATCGGAGTGGAAACCATGTCTAAGCTCCTCAACTGGGAGGACAGAGGTACCTGTGTGCTGTTCGGGGACGGGGCAGGTGCTGTTGTGGTAAAAGCTGATGAAACCGGGTTTATGGATATGGTCCAGTGGTCAGACGGCAGAGGTGACAGCGTTCTTACCTGCGGTGCCCGCCAGATGAAAAACCTGTTGGTGCCTGGTGCACAAGAAGCGGACTATGTGGCCATGGACGGACAGCCTGTCTTTAAATTTGCAGTGAAAAAAGTGCCGGAGTGTATCACGCAGGTACTTGAAAAGAATGGGACAGAGAAGGCAGAGATAAAATATTATGTTCTGCACCAGGCAAACAGCAGAATTATCCAGTCTGTGGCAAAGAGGCTGAAGGAGGGGGAGGAGAAATTTCCTGTCAATCTGGAGCGGTACGGCAATACGTCAGCAGCTAGTATTCCTATTTTGCTGGATGAGATGAACCGTGATCAAAGGCTGGAAAAGGGGGACAAGATCGTCATGTCAGGATTTGGAGCAGGGCTAACCTGGGGAGCTGTGCTGCTTGAATGGTAA
- a CDS encoding LURP-one-related/scramblase family protein, translating to MKLLIKQRVFSWTDTYDVYDENGTPKYFVKGEFLSIGHKIHIYRHDTGEEVGMVREKLMTVMPRFELIVEGRTLGSIQKRFSLFKPKYEIDYNDWRVEGDFLEWDYDVCQECCPIMHIRKEPFHWGDTYVIDYACRDDELIGLLTVIAIDAANCSDGN from the coding sequence ATGAAATTACTGATAAAACAGAGAGTGTTTTCCTGGACGGATACCTATGATGTGTACGATGAGAATGGAACGCCGAAGTATTTCGTCAAGGGAGAATTTCTTTCCATTGGCCATAAGATACACATTTACCGTCACGACACCGGTGAGGAAGTGGGTATGGTGAGAGAGAAGCTGATGACTGTCATGCCCAGATTTGAGCTGATTGTGGAGGGCAGGACTCTGGGGAGTATACAAAAGCGTTTTTCGCTGTTCAAGCCAAAATATGAGATTGACTATAATGACTGGAGAGTGGAAGGGGATTTTTTGGAGTGGGATTATGATGTCTGCCAGGAATGCTGTCCGATCATGCATATCAGGAAAGAGCCGTTTCATTGGGGAGACACTTATGTGATCGACTATGCCTGCCGGGATGATGAACTGATCGGACTGCTGACAGTGATCGCCATTGATGCGGCAAACTGCAGCGATGGAAACTGA
- a CDS encoding methyltransferase domain-containing protein — protein MENISRKLFGFMKQKPQVYEASSSAFWDDENISRYMLEAHLDPDVEGATRKHAFIQRSADWIAERCRGGAGKKLLDLGCGPGLYAELFNDRGFQVTGLDFSRRSI, from the coding sequence TTGGAAAATATCAGCAGGAAACTATTCGGGTTTATGAAACAAAAACCACAGGTATACGAAGCCAGCTCCTCCGCTTTCTGGGATGATGAAAATATTTCCAGATATATGCTGGAGGCACATCTGGACCCGGATGTGGAAGGGGCGACCAGGAAGCATGCGTTTATACAAAGATCCGCGGATTGGATTGCAGAGCGCTGCAGGGGTGGAGCGGGAAAGAAGCTATTAGATCTGGGATGCGGACCGGGACTTTATGCAGAACTGTTTAATGACAGAGGATTCCAGGTTACAGGTCTGGATTTTTCCAGGCGGTCCATTTAA
- a CDS encoding tagaturonate reductase, whose amino-acid sequence MKKLSYQILKEMNHSGYLLPEAPERVLQFGEGNFMRAFTDHFIDVLNEKAGFNGKVVLVQPRPKRPGHSLADDLNAQQGLYTLYLRGFENGKKVSDKRVISCVSRCLNAYADYDAVMACAANPDLRYITCNTTEAGIVYDPACRFQDKPASSFPGKLTQFLYRRYEVFGKEKGKGFVILPCELIAENGKELKKCVLSYAAQWNLEEAFLTWLEEENLFCSTLVDRIVTGFPKGEEDALNEENGYLDAAMDTGEVFAFWVIEGPAALKHELPFEKAGLPVLITHDHRPYKERKVRILNGAHTSMVMGAYLAGFDIVRDCMEDDVVCGFMNKAVYEEIMPTLSLPREELESFAFAVTERFKNPFIDHALLSICLNSTSKWKARVLPSLKAYADRTGELPLCLTASFAFYLAFYRGTELTEAGLAAVRPNGEVYTVSDDRNVLSFFAAHKDDREEEYVHAVCANEGLWDMDLCSLPGFEAAVTDMLKKIRRDGTYEVMKSVC is encoded by the coding sequence ATGAAAAAACTCAGTTATCAGATATTAAAAGAAATGAACCACAGTGGTTATCTTCTCCCGGAGGCTCCTGAACGTGTCCTCCAGTTCGGGGAAGGCAATTTTATGCGTGCCTTTACTGACCATTTTATTGATGTGTTGAATGAAAAGGCAGGCTTTAACGGCAAAGTCGTTCTTGTACAGCCCCGGCCCAAGCGCCCCGGCCACAGCCTGGCGGATGACCTGAACGCCCAGCAGGGACTCTATACCCTGTATCTGCGCGGCTTTGAGAACGGAAAAAAGGTCAGTGACAAGCGTGTCATCTCCTGTGTCAGCCGCTGTCTGAATGCCTACGCGGACTATGACGCAGTTATGGCCTGTGCTGCAAATCCCGACCTGCGCTATATCACCTGTAACACCACCGAGGCCGGAATCGTATACGACCCTGCCTGTCGGTTTCAGGACAAACCGGCTTCCAGCTTTCCCGGCAAGCTCACCCAGTTTCTCTACCGGCGTTATGAAGTTTTCGGCAAAGAAAAGGGAAAGGGCTTTGTGATCCTTCCCTGCGAGCTTATCGCAGAAAACGGAAAAGAGCTGAAAAAATGTGTGCTTTCCTATGCCGCACAGTGGAACTTGGAGGAAGCTTTCCTTACATGGCTGGAGGAGGAGAACTTGTTCTGTTCCACTCTTGTAGACCGTATTGTCACCGGCTTTCCCAAAGGGGAGGAGGACGCACTGAATGAGGAAAACGGCTACCTGGATGCAGCCATGGATACCGGAGAGGTTTTTGCCTTCTGGGTCATTGAAGGACCTGCCGCTTTGAAGCATGAGCTTCCTTTTGAGAAAGCCGGACTTCCGGTCCTCATCACCCATGACCACAGACCTTACAAGGAGCGCAAAGTGCGAATCTTAAACGGTGCCCATACCTCTATGGTCATGGGCGCATACCTGGCTGGGTTTGATATTGTGCGGGACTGTATGGAGGATGATGTGGTCTGCGGATTTATGAATAAGGCTGTCTACGAGGAGATCATGCCCACTCTGTCTCTTCCCAGAGAAGAGCTGGAAAGCTTCGCTTTTGCAGTCACAGAGCGTTTCAAAAACCCATTTATTGACCATGCACTGTTGTCCATCTGCCTGAATTCTACTTCTAAATGGAAGGCCAGGGTTCTGCCCTCGTTGAAAGCCTATGCGGACCGGACGGGGGAACTGCCGCTGTGCCTTACAGCCTCCTTTGCCTTTTATCTGGCATTTTACAGAGGAACGGAACTGACAGAGGCAGGACTTGCCGCTGTACGTCCAAATGGTGAAGTTTATACCGTATCTGATGACAGGAATGTACTCTCATTTTTTGCGGCACATAAGGATGATAGGGAAGAGGAATATGTGCATGCAGTCTGTGCCAATGAAGGACTCTGGGATATGGATCTGTGCTCTCTGCCTGGATTTGAGGCCGCTGTCACAGATATGCTGAAGAAAATCCGGCGAGACGGCACATACGAAGTGATGAAATCCGTCTGCTGA
- a CDS encoding UxaA family hydrolase, with product MQTYLKIHPDDSAAVALAPLTKGTSVHLDNKELLLSEDIPQGHKFALKDIRAGETVIKYGSPIGLAKENIAAGSWIHTHNMKTGLGELLTYTYHKKASELLPTKERFFNGYRRSNGQIGVRNEIWIIPTVGCVNNVASAIEKQAQIYKTGTIDHIAAFPHPYGCSQMGDDQEHTRRILADLINHPNAGGVLVLGLGCENSNIGEMKKYIGPYDPKRVRFLAAQESEDEIEDGLAMIRELAEYAGSFSREPVNCRELVIGMKCGGSDGLSGITANPTVGGFSDLLISKGGTTILTEVPEMFGAETLLMNRCADEKLFYKTVDLINDFKNYFKSHNQTIYENPSPGNKKGGISTLEDKSMGCTQKSGSAPVKGVLSYGELVKEKGLNLLSAPGNDLVASTALAASGAHIVLFTTGRGTPFASPVPTVKISSNSALFKKKRNWIDFDCGPMTEGVALEELSSQLFEYVLRVASGEKVKAEEAGFHDMAIFKQGVTL from the coding sequence ATGCAGACTTATCTGAAGATCCATCCGGATGACAGTGCTGCCGTAGCGCTGGCACCCCTGACAAAAGGCACCTCTGTCCATTTGGACAACAAAGAGCTTCTGTTATCAGAAGATATACCCCAGGGCCACAAGTTTGCCCTGAAGGACATCCGGGCAGGGGAGACCGTTATCAAGTACGGCTCTCCCATCGGACTGGCCAAAGAGAACATTGCCGCAGGCTCCTGGATCCATACACATAATATGAAGACAGGCCTGGGAGAGCTTCTCACCTATACGTATCACAAGAAGGCTTCTGAACTTCTCCCCACAAAAGAACGCTTCTTTAACGGTTACAGAAGAAGCAACGGGCAGATCGGTGTCCGCAATGAAATCTGGATCATTCCAACCGTGGGCTGCGTCAACAACGTGGCCTCTGCCATCGAAAAACAGGCACAGATCTATAAGACCGGAACCATAGACCACATTGCTGCCTTTCCCCATCCCTACGGATGTTCCCAGATGGGAGATGACCAGGAGCACACACGAAGGATACTAGCAGATCTGATCAACCACCCCAATGCTGGAGGTGTCCTGGTGCTGGGTCTGGGATGTGAGAACAGCAATATCGGGGAAATGAAAAAGTACATTGGTCCCTATGACCCCAAAAGAGTCCGTTTCCTGGCTGCGCAGGAATCCGAAGATGAAATCGAGGACGGACTTGCCATGATCCGGGAACTTGCGGAGTATGCCGGCAGCTTTTCCAGAGAACCTGTCAACTGCAGGGAACTTGTCATCGGTATGAAGTGCGGCGGCAGCGACGGTCTGTCCGGTATCACCGCCAATCCCACCGTGGGCGGATTCTCAGATCTGCTCATCTCCAAGGGAGGCACAACCATTCTCACCGAAGTACCTGAGATGTTCGGCGCAGAGACACTACTTATGAACCGCTGTGCTGATGAGAAACTATTTTACAAGACTGTTGACCTGATCAACGACTTTAAAAATTATTTCAAAAGCCATAACCAGACCATTTATGAAAATCCGTCCCCGGGCAATAAAAAAGGTGGAATCTCCACTCTGGAAGACAAATCCATGGGATGCACCCAAAAATCAGGCAGCGCTCCGGTAAAAGGTGTCCTCTCCTACGGGGAGCTAGTAAAAGAAAAGGGACTGAACCTGTTAAGTGCTCCCGGTAATGATCTGGTTGCCTCCACTGCACTGGCCGCCTCAGGAGCACATATCGTCCTGTTTACAACAGGAAGAGGTACCCCTTTTGCCTCCCCTGTTCCCACAGTGAAAATTTCCAGCAACTCTGCACTTTTTAAAAAGAAGAGAAACTGGATCGACTTCGACTGCGGTCCCATGACAGAAGGCGTGGCCCTGGAAGAACTGAGCAGCCAGCTTTTTGAGTATGTACTCCGTGTAGCTTCCGGGGAAAAAGTAAAGGCAGAGGAGGCCGGTTTCCACGATATGGCTATTTTCAAACAAGGGGTTACCCTTTAA
- a CDS encoding LacI family DNA-binding transcriptional regulator, giving the protein MNIYDIAKLAGVSIATVSRVVNDSPKVSEKTKEKVRAVMAANDYIPNVFARGMSLNSMKTVGIICPSVSDHYMASAVAYLEKNLRNYGYDCILYCSGYEQEDKEISVQMILQKRIDALLLVGSCYAGDKEYGEDITYIKKASEEIPVFIMNGFIDGENIYCMLTDDYQSVYDAASAMIASGRKQILFLSDSYSYSAMHKLKGYEDALKAADIPVLGERKVYIKNEIHLVRDILLARKDLEFDGVIATDDGLAVGAVKYARAKKLSVPQDISIIGYNNSELSIGCEPELSSIDGRGDLLCKMTIDSLMEVLKGESVEHRKYVQCRLEKRCTTDF; this is encoded by the coding sequence ATGAATATATACGATATCGCGAAACTCGCAGGGGTTTCCATTGCCACCGTCTCACGTGTGGTCAATGACAGCCCCAAGGTGAGTGAAAAGACAAAAGAGAAGGTACGGGCAGTCATGGCGGCTAATGACTACATACCAAATGTATTTGCCAGAGGCATGAGCCTTAACTCCATGAAGACAGTGGGGATCATCTGTCCCAGTGTTTCAGATCATTATATGGCATCTGCTGTGGCATATCTGGAAAAGAACCTGAGAAATTATGGGTATGACTGCATCTTATACTGCAGCGGGTACGAGCAGGAGGATAAGGAGATTTCTGTGCAGATGATCCTGCAGAAGCGCATTGACGCACTGCTTCTTGTAGGGTCCTGCTACGCGGGAGACAAGGAGTATGGAGAAGATATTACTTATATTAAGAAAGCTTCCGAAGAGATCCCGGTATTTATTATGAACGGCTTCATCGACGGGGAGAACATCTACTGTATGCTCACAGATGATTACCAGTCCGTATATGATGCCGCCTCCGCTATGATCGCCTCCGGCAGAAAGCAGATACTTTTTCTAAGTGATTCCTACTCATACAGTGCCATGCACAAGCTGAAGGGATATGAGGATGCGCTAAAGGCAGCAGACATTCCGGTGCTGGGAGAACGCAAGGTCTATATTAAAAATGAGATCCATCTGGTGCGGGATATTCTGCTGGCCAGAAAAGATCTGGAATTTGACGGCGTGATTGCAACAGATGACGGACTGGCTGTGGGCGCTGTAAAGTATGCCAGGGCAAAGAAGTTGTCTGTGCCGCAGGATATCAGTATTATAGGTTACAATAATTCAGAGCTGTCCATTGGATGTGAGCCGGAGCTTTCATCCATAGACGGCAGAGGGGATCTGTTATGCAAGATGACAATTGACTCCCTGATGGAGGTCTTAAAAGGAGAGTCTGTGGAGCACAGAAAATATGTGCAGTGCCGTCTGGAAAAGCGGTGCACCACAGATTTTTGA
- a CDS encoding TRAP transporter substrate-binding protein encodes MSGSKRAFIFALCVSTVLGLGGCSSIKSEKRIVRISHAQSETHPEHLGLLKFKEYVEENLGDKYEVQIFPNEILGSAQKAIELTQTGAIDFVVAGTANLETFADVYEVFSMPYLFTSEEAYHEVMGDTDYMNQVYASTDEAGFRVLTWYNAGTRSFYAKKPIQTPEDLKGLKIRVQQSPASVNMVKAFGAAASPMSFGEVYTAIQQGVIDGAENNELALTNNKHGEVAKYYSYNKHQMVPDMLIGNLKFLNGLSDEERDVFEQAALLSTEVEMTEWDKQVDEAKDIAENEMGVEFIDVDVQAFKDKVSNVQQDMLDENPNIQELYDHIQEINEKYAKGEE; translated from the coding sequence ATGAGTGGATCAAAGAGAGCCTTTATATTTGCTTTATGTGTCAGTACAGTCCTGGGACTGGGCGGCTGTTCTTCTATTAAAAGTGAGAAGAGGATCGTCAGGATTTCCCATGCACAGTCTGAGACACATCCGGAGCATTTGGGACTTTTAAAATTTAAAGAATATGTGGAGGAGAATCTGGGAGATAAATACGAGGTTCAGATATTCCCCAATGAAATACTTGGTTCAGCCCAGAAAGCGATTGAGCTGACACAGACAGGAGCGATTGATTTTGTTGTGGCGGGTACTGCCAATCTGGAGACATTTGCCGATGTGTATGAGGTGTTCAGTATGCCATACCTGTTTACTTCCGAGGAAGCCTACCATGAGGTTATGGGTGATACGGATTATATGAATCAGGTCTATGCATCCACGGATGAGGCGGGTTTCCGCGTGCTTACCTGGTACAATGCCGGGACCAGAAGCTTTTACGCAAAAAAACCGATCCAGACACCTGAGGACCTAAAAGGCCTGAAAATCCGTGTGCAGCAAAGCCCTGCCAGTGTGAATATGGTGAAGGCTTTCGGCGCGGCGGCTTCCCCCATGAGCTTTGGTGAGGTTTACACAGCCATTCAGCAGGGCGTTATTGACGGAGCTGAGAATAATGAGCTTGCCCTTACAAACAACAAACACGGAGAGGTGGCAAAATACTACTCCTACAACAAGCATCAGATGGTGCCGGATATGCTGATCGGAAACCTGAAATTTTTAAACGGACTCAGCGATGAAGAGCGTGATGTATTTGAACAGGCTGCGCTTCTGTCCACCGAGGTGGAGATGACAGAGTGGGACAAGCAGGTAGATGAGGCAAAGGATATTGCGGAAAATGAAATGGGCGTGGAGTTCATAGATGTGGATGTGCAGGCCTTTAAGGACAAAGTATCCAACGTACAGCAGGACATGCTGGATGAGAATCCGAACATACAGGAATTGTATGACCATATCCAGGAAATCAACGAGAAATACGCAAAGGGGGAAGAGTAA